The Candidatus Edwardsbacteria bacterium nucleotide sequence GCTGGTAGTACTGCCAATCCTCCTTGCGGAATATGGGGCGGGTATGGGCAATATGACACAGCGGCCACAGCCCCTCGTTGGAAAAACCGTAATAAAATCCCTCCTCCTCCTCCTTGGACAGCCACAGCCTTTTCAAATTATACCGGGGGTCATCCGGCGGCACCCGGACCTTGTCGTCCTGGTCAACCACATCCCTATCGGCGTCTCCGGTGCCGGAGGCTATCCAGGTTCCACCGCAGGCCTTGAGGATCGGCTCTATGGCCGTGACCATCCCGCTGGCCGGCATGATCCATTCAATGCCCTTGCCTTTCCTGTTGTGCATGTACGGTTCCCGGTTGGAGACCACCACTAATTGCTTGTCGTCCAGCAGGGTCCGCATCTCCTCCTTAAGCCTCTCCGGGGTCCATACCGATTCTCCCATGGCCCTCAGGCGGGCCTCCTGCTCGGCCGCCTCCCGGGCCTCCAGAATGCTCTCGGCCATATGGGTTACCTCCCGGCCCAAGGGGGAGAAGAAGTCCTGGGAAGGCATCACGGTCTCGGTTGAAGGCTTCTGTTCCCGCAGGCTCTGCATCCATTCCACCATCCGGTTCATCGGAACAAAGATGCTCCATTGGATGACCAGGGTGGTGACCAGGGCCACCGACAGGGCCAGCACCAGTAATCTGATGAAATTGGCCCGCCATATCTCCCCCAGCCTTTTATGGATATAATCCGTATCCTGAAATATGGCCGTGGCCCCCACCAGGCGGCCCTCGTCATGGATGGGCATGATGTGCAGATAGAAATTCTTGGCGCCCGACTTTAACGGATGACCGAAACAGCTGTCCACCCCCATGGCCTGCTTTAGGGGTATCTGGGCGAAAGGCATGTAGGACTCTATGCCCGAGGATATTCCCACCAGGCTGTCCTTGACATTGTAGACGGCCAGCCCCAGTATCCGCTGCTTCTGATTGAACTTTGCCACCACCTGGCTGATCTTCTGGTAATTCTCCTGGGCCAGCTGGCCGGAGATGCTTTCATGCAGGGCCTGGCCCAGCAAATTGGCCCGCTGCTCCAGTTCGATATTCAACCGCTGCCTCTCCTGGTGAACCTGGACCAGGGCAAAGCCCAGCACCACCAGGCTGACGGCGATGAATATGGAAACGATGACGGTGTAATTGAATTTCATCTTACTCTCCTAATAATCCGTTTTCACTCCCGGCATATTCGCATATCATACTTAATAATCCTCAGCCATTATCATATTCTTCCCCGCTTCCTTGGCCTGGTACATCAACCGATCCGCTTTGTTAATCAACAGGTCAACCGATTCCGGAGTCGAAACAAAAGAAGCGATTCCGAAACTAAAGGTAATGGGGAAGCCCCGGGCGGTCATCAGCCCCAGCAGGATACCCTGCAGCTTGCCTATCACTTTGGCGGCCGCCGCCCGGTCGGTCTCCGGAAGCAGAATGCCGAATTCGTCGCCGCCCAACCGGGCCGCCAGATCGGTGTTGCGGATATTGTTGTTTATCTCCTGGCCGATCATCCTCAGTATCTGGTCGCCATGGCTGTGCCCCCACATGTCGTTGAGAGGCTTGAAATCATCCAGATCCAAAAAAGCCAGGGAGATCGGGCGGCCGCTTCTTTTTGCCTGATCTATCGTCAACTGGGAGCGCTCGTAAAGATATCTCCGGTTGGCTATCCCGGTCAGGGGATCGGTCCGGGCAAATTGCACTTCGGTTACCAGCAGATGTTTCAATCGATAAATAATAAAAGCCACCAACAGAAAGAAAACCAACCGGGCCCCGCAATTGATGCAGAGCACCGAGGACTGGGAGATAGGATCGGCCCTGATATATTGCGACAGGCAATAGGAAAGCACGCTGCACAGGCTGGCCACATAGCCGGCTGATCGATTGACATACCAAGCCGACAGGGCGATGGGCATCAGGTAAAAAATAGACAACGGCACTTCTATCCCGGTGTAATAATCAAAGACACCCAATGCGATGATCATAGACAGGGATAACAGTGCAATCGATATTTTGCCCGAATTCCGTATTTTACCAGTCGCCTTCAGCATTACTCCTTAACCATAGCCCTTTTCAATTCCTCCTGCAGGGACAGCAACCCCTCATCCTCTCTAACCTGACCGGTAAATATTCGGTGCAGACCGATCTGCAGGATGTCCGATATCTTGGGGTAATCGGCCCTGACCGGACGGGGCCTGGCAGTTACGAAAGAATTGTAAAAATCCTTATAATGGGGATTAAGCTCCAAAACCTCCGGATCATGATATACCGATCTCCTGGTGGGCAGTCTGCCGCCTTTGAGGGCAAAGTCCTTTTGGCAAGCATAGGAAGTTAGGAATAATACCAGTTCTTTTGCCAAGTCGGGATTCCGGGAGAAACGGCTTACCGCCAGGTTCCAGCCGCCCAGGCAGGAGGAGCTGACCTCCCCTCGGCAGGCCGGCAGCGGAGCCATTCCCACTTTGCCTGCCACCGCGGAACCCTTGGCCGTATCCTGGGAGAGGGCCCAGGCATATGGCCAATTGCGCATGAAGACCGCCTGGCCTGAAGTGAACAACAGCCGGCTCTCTTCTTCTTTATAGGTCAAAACACCCAGAGTAGAGGCATTAATATTAAACATCTCCTTTACGATCCCGGCAGCCATAAGAGCTTCCCGGCTGGTCAACAAAGGCTGGCCGCTATCATCAAACAATTCTCCCCCGCAGCTCCAGAGGATCTCAAGAAAATTGCATACCAGTCCCTCGTACTGCTGGCCCTGCCAGACATATCCGGCCATATCGTATTTCTTGGAGAGAAACGAGGCCTGTTTTATAAGCTCTTCCCAGGTGTCCGGTACTTTCAATCGGTTCTTTTCCAACAGATCCTTGCGGTAATACAGCATCCCGGCATCGGTAAACCAGGGCATGGCCCACAAGGTGTCACGGTAGGTGCATCCGGTCAGCGGGCCCGGCAGAAAGTCATCTTTTTCAGATGAAGCAAGAGCATCCCCCAGAGGCAGCAGCCATCCGGCCCGGGCGAACTCAGCAGGCCAGATGATATCGATGGAATAGACATCTATGGATTTATCGCCCGCCGCCAGATAGGTCACATAGGCATCATGCTGGGCGGTTGAGGATTCCGGCATCTCCAGCAATTTCACCGTTACTCCGGGATGCAGCTTCTGAAACTCCTCGATCATCGCCTGGTGCCGGCCGGTGGGATCCTTTCCCACTGCCCAGGTTATGGTCTTCCCCCCGGGCTTGGCGCAGGACATCATCATCGCCAGGGCGATCAGCGGTAATGCCAGTTTTATCATAGCACGCATGGAAATCCCTTTCAAAAATATCTTAGCTTTTTATGGCCCCGGCCATCAGGCCGG carries:
- a CDS encoding trehalose-6-phosphate synthase; amino-acid sequence: MKFNYTVIVSIFIAVSLVVLGFALVQVHQERQRLNIELEQRANLLGQALHESISGQLAQENYQKISQVVAKFNQKQRILGLAVYNVKDSLVGISSGIESYMPFAQIPLKQAMGVDSCFGHPLKSGAKNFYLHIMPIHDEGRLVGATAIFQDTDYIHKRLGEIWRANFIRLLVLALSVALVTTLVIQWSIFVPMNRMVEWMQSLREQKPSTETVMPSQDFFSPLGREVTHMAESILEAREAAEQEARLRAMGESVWTPERLKEEMRTLLDDKQLVVVSNREPYMHNRKGKGIEWIMPASGMVTAIEPILKACGGTWIASGTGDADRDVVDQDDKVRVPPDDPRYNLKRLWLSKEEEEGFYYGFSNEGLWPLCHIAHTRPIFRKEDWQYYQQVNQKFADAVLKEIEGLDEPLILIQDYHFALLPQMLKAKRPDARVAIFWHIPWPNSESFGICPWQRELLYGMQGADLIGFHTQFHCNNFLDTMARAVESQINWDNFTVRVGGHTTLVKPFPISIAFTLLDMERVPEHQPSKEELFKEHGIKAEFMGVGVDRLDYTKGLMERFLAVENFLERYPEYQGKFTFVELGAPSRTHIKRYSDLVAEVEKEVERINWRFKGKDWKPILFLKKHHSHQEIAPYYQAADLCMVTSLHDGMNLVAKEFVASRSDGEGVLILSRFTGAVREMRDALIINPYDIERTAGAIKYALEMPAEERKQRMGNMRQHLLKNNIFLWAVRLIRELSAVRV
- a CDS encoding GGDEF domain-containing protein codes for the protein MIIALGVFDYYTGIEVPLSIFYLMPIALSAWYVNRSAGYVASLCSVLSYCLSQYIRADPISQSSVLCINCGARLVFFLLVAFIIYRLKHLLVTEVQFARTDPLTGIANRRYLYERSQLTIDQAKRSGRPISLAFLDLDDFKPLNDMWGHSHGDQILRMIGQEINNNIRNTDLAARLGGDEFGILLPETDRAAAAKVIGKLQGILLGLMTARGFPITFSFGIASFVSTPESVDLLINKADRLMYQAKEAGKNMIMAEDY
- a CDS encoding ABC transporter substrate-binding protein, with protein sequence MRAMIKLALPLIALAMMMSCAKPGGKTITWAVGKDPTGRHQAMIEEFQKLHPGVTVKLLEMPESSTAQHDAYVTYLAAGDKSIDVYSIDIIWPAEFARAGWLLPLGDALASSEKDDFLPGPLTGCTYRDTLWAMPWFTDAGMLYYRKDLLEKNRLKVPDTWEELIKQASFLSKKYDMAGYVWQGQQYEGLVCNFLEILWSCGGELFDDSGQPLLTSREALMAAGIVKEMFNINASTLGVLTYKEEESRLLFTSGQAVFMRNWPYAWALSQDTAKGSAVAGKVGMAPLPACRGEVSSSCLGGWNLAVSRFSRNPDLAKELVLFLTSYACQKDFALKGGRLPTRRSVYHDPEVLELNPHYKDFYNSFVTARPRPVRADYPKISDILQIGLHRIFTGQVREDEGLLSLQEELKRAMVKE